In the Klebsiella aerogenes KCTC 2190 genome, one interval contains:
- a CDS encoding DUF1493 family protein: protein MVNNVEQRVYELVRPYAGTYLFKFKKVELTPETDLDTDLSLDELEAGELMDKFFDAFKVERGNFKIETYYPDQPVSWNPFKKTEPVPVPDFNVGMLIESAKAGRWLYE from the coding sequence ATGGTAAACAATGTTGAGCAGCGCGTTTATGAACTTGTACGGCCTTACGCTGGCACGTACCTATTCAAGTTCAAGAAAGTAGAGCTAACACCTGAAACGGATCTTGATACTGATTTGAGTCTTGATGAGCTTGAAGCTGGTGAGTTAATGGATAAGTTTTTCGATGCGTTCAAGGTTGAACGGGGAAACTTTAAAATAGAAACTTACTATCCTGATCAGCCTGTTTCATGGAATCCATTTAAGAAAACAGAGCCTGTTCCTGTACCAGATTTCAATGTTGGTATGCTGATCGAATCAGCTAAAGCCGGAAGATGGTTGTACGAATAA
- the proA gene encoding glutamate-5-semialdehyde dehydrogenase yields MLEQMGIAAKAASYQLALLSSREKNQVLNKIADYLEAQTEEILRANAEDLSDARANGLSDAMLDRLALTPARLRSIADDVRQVCSLADPVGQVIDGGLLDSGLRIERRRVPLGVIGVIYEARPNVTVDVASLCLKTGNAAILRGGKETWRTNAATVKVIQQALQECGLPAAAVQAIESPDRALVGEMLKMDKYIDMLIPRGGAGLHKLCREQSTIPVITGGIGVCHIFVDDSAEIAPALKIIVNAKTQRPSTCNTAETLLVHRNIADTFLPALSKQMAESGVTLHADPAALPLLQNGPAKVEPVKAEQYDDEYLSLDLNVKVVADLDEAIAHIRAHGTQHSDAILTRTLRHANRFINEVDSSAVYVNASTRFTDGGQFGLGAEVAVSTQKLHARGPMGLEALTTYKWIGFGDDTIRA; encoded by the coding sequence ATGCTGGAACAAATGGGCATTGCGGCCAAAGCGGCCTCTTACCAACTCGCGCTGCTTTCCAGCCGCGAGAAAAATCAGGTTCTCAACAAGATTGCTGATTATCTGGAAGCGCAGACCGAAGAGATCCTGCGCGCCAACGCCGAAGATCTCAGCGACGCCCGCGCCAATGGCCTGAGCGACGCGATGCTCGATCGCCTGGCGCTGACGCCGGCGCGCCTGCGCAGCATCGCCGATGACGTGCGTCAGGTGTGTAGCCTGGCGGATCCGGTCGGCCAGGTGATTGACGGTGGTCTGCTGGATAGCGGCCTGCGTATCGAACGTCGCCGCGTACCGCTGGGAGTGATCGGCGTGATTTATGAAGCGCGGCCGAACGTGACCGTCGATGTCGCCTCTCTGTGCCTGAAGACCGGCAACGCGGCTATTCTGCGCGGCGGTAAAGAGACCTGGCGCACCAACGCCGCGACGGTGAAAGTGATTCAGCAGGCGCTGCAGGAGTGCGGCCTGCCGGCTGCCGCGGTGCAGGCAATCGAGAGCCCGGATCGCGCGCTGGTCGGCGAAATGCTGAAGATGGATAAATACATCGATATGCTGATCCCGCGCGGCGGCGCAGGCCTGCATAAGCTGTGCCGCGAACAATCCACGATCCCGGTGATCACCGGCGGTATCGGCGTGTGTCATATTTTCGTCGACGATTCGGCAGAGATCGCACCGGCGTTGAAGATCATCGTTAACGCCAAGACCCAACGCCCGAGCACCTGCAATACCGCCGAGACGCTGCTGGTACACCGTAATATCGCCGATACCTTCCTGCCTGCGCTGAGCAAACAGATGGCGGAGAGCGGCGTGACGCTGCACGCCGACCCGGCCGCCCTGCCCCTTCTGCAGAACGGTCCGGCGAAGGTGGAGCCGGTGAAAGCGGAGCAGTACGACGATGAGTATTTGTCGCTGGATCTGAACGTCAAAGTTGTCGCCGACCTCGATGAGGCGATTGCCCATATTCGCGCGCACGGCACCCAGCATTCCGATGCTATTCTGACGCGTACCCTGCGCCATGCGAATCGCTTTATTAATGAAGTGGATTCGTCGGCGGTATACGTTAACGCTTCTACTCGCTTCACCGACGGCGGCCAGTTCGGCCTCGGCGCGGAGGTGGCGGTCAGCACCCAGAAGCTGCACGCCCGCGGGCCGATGGGGCTGGAAGCGCTGACTACCTATAAGTGGATTGGTTTCGGCGACGATACCATTCGTGCTTAA
- the phoE gene encoding phosphoporin PhoE — translation MKKRSLALMMMGFVASSASQAAEVYNKDGNKLDVYGKVKAMHYFSDYDSKDGDQTYVRFGIKGETQINDQLTGYGRWESEFSGNKTESDSSQKTRLAFAGVKLKEFGSFDYGRNLGALYDVEAWTDMFPEFGGDSSAQTDNFMTKRASGLATYRNTDFFGLVDGLNMTLQYQGKNEGREAKKQNGDGFGTSLSYDFGGSDFAVSAAYTSSDRTNDQNLLARGQGSKAEAWATGLKYDANNIYLATMYSETRKMTPISGGFANKAQNFEAVAQYQFDFGLRPSLGYVLSKGKDIEGVGSEDLVNYIDVGLTYYFNKNMNAFVDYKINQLKSDNKLGINDDDIVALGMTYQF, via the coding sequence ATGAAAAAGCGTTCACTGGCATTAATGATGATGGGTTTTGTTGCTTCTTCGGCTTCACAGGCAGCGGAAGTATACAATAAAGACGGCAATAAACTGGACGTGTACGGCAAAGTGAAAGCCATGCACTACTTCAGCGATTATGACAGCAAGGATGGCGACCAGACCTACGTTCGCTTCGGTATCAAAGGCGAAACGCAGATCAACGATCAACTGACCGGTTATGGCCGCTGGGAATCCGAATTCTCCGGCAATAAAACCGAAAGCGATTCCTCGCAGAAAACCCGTCTGGCGTTTGCCGGCGTGAAGTTAAAAGAGTTTGGATCATTTGACTATGGTCGTAACCTCGGCGCGCTGTACGACGTTGAAGCCTGGACCGATATGTTCCCGGAGTTCGGCGGCGACTCCTCCGCGCAGACCGATAACTTCATGACCAAACGCGCCAGCGGCCTGGCGACCTACCGCAACACTGATTTCTTCGGCCTGGTGGATGGTCTGAATATGACCCTGCAATATCAGGGCAAAAACGAAGGCCGTGAAGCGAAAAAACAGAATGGCGACGGCTTCGGCACCTCATTAAGCTATGATTTCGGCGGCAGTGATTTCGCCGTCAGCGCGGCTTATACCAGTTCTGACCGTACCAACGATCAGAACCTGCTGGCGCGCGGCCAGGGCTCCAAAGCGGAAGCCTGGGCTACCGGCCTGAAGTACGACGCCAACAATATCTACCTGGCGACAATGTACTCTGAGACCCGCAAAATGACCCCGATCAGCGGTGGTTTTGCTAATAAAGCGCAGAACTTTGAAGCGGTCGCCCAGTATCAGTTCGATTTCGGTCTGCGTCCGTCTCTGGGCTATGTACTGTCGAAAGGCAAAGATATTGAAGGTGTCGGCAGCGAAGATCTGGTCAATTATATTGACGTCGGCCTGACCTACTACTTCAACAAAAACATGAACGCCTTTGTGGATTACAAAATTAACCAGCTGAAGAGCGATAATAAGCTCGGTATTAACGATGACGACATCGTCGCGCTGGGGATGACCTATCAGTTCTGA
- a CDS encoding STM2901 family protein, protein MDTVEELNGTYFYAGRSNLTASELFFMVFCENVVDQLGLGLVDFGAVVAIVSGRNTLPTRAKPNGAEKGTSYASKASRKVFKKAQFPFGIKLPSVIGGYPPSTIRIRAVANIGTFTGRAIPVVGWVILASDISQITYRTIRDYNAIARGNDKLW, encoded by the coding sequence GTGGATACAGTCGAGGAACTTAACGGAACATACTTCTATGCGGGGCGTTCAAACCTCACCGCCTCCGAGCTATTTTTCATGGTCTTCTGTGAAAATGTTGTTGATCAACTTGGTTTAGGTCTTGTTGATTTCGGTGCTGTAGTTGCCATTGTATCTGGGCGTAATACTCTCCCTACAAGGGCAAAACCAAACGGTGCTGAAAAGGGAACATCATATGCGTCTAAAGCCTCGCGAAAAGTGTTCAAAAAAGCGCAGTTCCCTTTCGGTATCAAACTACCTTCCGTTATTGGTGGTTATCCACCTTCTACAATCAGAATCAGGGCGGTAGCTAACATTGGAACATTTACGGGCAGGGCTATTCCTGTCGTGGGGTGGGTTATCTTAGCTTCTGATATCTCTCAAATCACCTATCGCACTATCCGAGACTACAACGCTATAGCGCGGGGTAACGATAAGTTATGGTAA
- a CDS encoding sulfite exporter TauE/SafE family protein, with amino-acid sequence MIFGLFVCGLLSGVTTWLFGFGGGFVTVPLLYLLLSHQGAVGGQAMQIAVATSALVMLCTSLLASGRHLRAGTVHWRSLLPILGGIAIGGIAGAALALKVNGEWIRWLFILYLAVTIVDCYARPGFMAPSTACAPSSAGCETILGGGIGLIAAFLGVGGSVMTVPLMRRRGATMAQAAAMANLLTLPLAATASLTWLLMAPMAALPSGFIGNIWWLAAGLLVAGSWLGLRGASRWLAKLPDRWHVRIYPLLLLLVLLAMCFGGVG; translated from the coding sequence ATGATATTTGGGCTTTTTGTTTGCGGACTGTTGTCCGGGGTAACCACCTGGCTGTTTGGCTTCGGCGGCGGCTTTGTTACCGTGCCGCTGCTTTACCTGTTGCTGAGCCATCAGGGCGCAGTAGGCGGTCAGGCGATGCAAATAGCGGTAGCGACGTCGGCGCTGGTGATGCTGTGCACGTCGCTGTTGGCAAGCGGCCGCCACCTGCGCGCCGGAACGGTTCACTGGCGCTCCCTGCTGCCGATACTTGGCGGCATCGCCATCGGCGGTATTGCCGGCGCGGCGCTGGCGCTGAAGGTCAACGGCGAGTGGATCCGCTGGCTGTTCATTTTGTACCTGGCGGTGACCATTGTGGATTGCTACGCTCGCCCCGGCTTTATGGCGCCGTCGACGGCTTGCGCACCGTCGAGTGCAGGGTGCGAGACTATCCTTGGCGGCGGGATTGGCCTGATTGCCGCCTTCCTTGGCGTTGGCGGCAGCGTGATGACCGTACCGCTGATGCGCCGGCGTGGCGCGACGATGGCGCAGGCCGCGGCAATGGCCAACCTACTGACGCTGCCGCTGGCGGCGACCGCCAGCCTGACGTGGCTGCTGATGGCGCCGATGGCGGCGCTGCCCTCCGGTTTCATCGGTAATATCTGGTGGCTGGCGGCCGGGCTGCTGGTGGCCGGGAGCTGGTTGGGATTGCGGGGCGCATCGCGCTGGCTGGCAAAACTCCCCGATCGCTGGCACGTGCGGATCTACCCGCTACTATTGCTACTGGTGCTGCTGGCGATGTGCTTTGGCGGGGTGGGCTGA
- a CDS encoding HAD family hydrolase, with amino-acid sequence MSNAVTIFDLDNTLIKGDSSTLWSQFMVREGWVSDPEYLAREAQLMADYDRGEMNIADYVALIQAPLIGIPQAQVDTLVARFVREKVLPRVYPQAWDVIRTLQARGEKMLVISASVTLLVQAIAAELGIEQALGIDVEMADGGYSGVIAGTPSYQQGKVTRLAQWREAHPDYTGEVTFYTDSINDLPLCLHADRVRLVNPCPQLQAANARYGWSVLAWRIE; translated from the coding sequence ATGTCTAATGCTGTGACGATTTTCGATCTGGATAACACCCTGATTAAAGGGGACAGTAGTACGCTGTGGAGCCAGTTTATGGTGCGCGAAGGCTGGGTGAGCGATCCGGAATATCTGGCGCGCGAGGCGCAGCTGATGGCGGATTACGACCGCGGGGAAATGAATATCGCCGATTATGTTGCGCTGATTCAGGCGCCGCTGATCGGCATCCCGCAGGCGCAGGTGGATACGCTGGTGGCGCGGTTTGTGCGCGAAAAGGTGTTGCCGCGGGTCTACCCGCAGGCATGGGACGTTATTCGTACCTTACAGGCGCGAGGGGAGAAAATGTTGGTGATCTCCGCCTCGGTAACGCTGCTGGTGCAGGCGATAGCCGCCGAGCTGGGGATTGAACAGGCGTTGGGTATTGATGTTGAAATGGCGGATGGCGGCTACAGCGGTGTGATTGCCGGTACTCCGAGCTATCAGCAGGGCAAAGTGACGCGCCTGGCACAGTGGCGGGAGGCGCATCCTGACTATACTGGCGAAGTCACTTTTTATACCGATTCGATAAACGACCTGCCCCTGTGCCTGCATGCGGATCGCGTGCGGTTGGTCAACCCGTGTCCGCAGCTGCAGGCAGCCAACGCCCGGTACGGCTGGTCAGTGCTGGCGTGGCGGATCGAATAA
- the phnD gene encoding phosphonate ABC transporter substrate-binding protein, which produces MNKHINGAVRLSAAIAALLLTWQASAAEQPKELNLGILGGQNATQQIGDNQCVKQFLDKELKVDTKLRNSSDYSGVIQGLLGGKVDVVLSMSPSSYASVYINNPKAVDIVGIAVDDKDQSRGYHSVVIVKADSPYKTLDDLKGKAFGFADPDSTSGYLIPNHAFKQKFGGDADNKYNNFFSSVTFSGGHEQDILGVLNGQFAGAVTWTSMVGDYNSGYSVGAFNRLIRMDHPDLMKQIRIIWQSPLIPNGPILVSNALPADFKAKVVTALKKLDTDDHACFVKAMGGTQHIGPGSVADFQQIIDMKRELVSAR; this is translated from the coding sequence ATGAACAAACACATTAATGGCGCAGTTCGTTTATCCGCAGCAATCGCAGCTCTGTTACTGACGTGGCAAGCGAGCGCCGCTGAACAGCCGAAGGAATTAAATCTGGGGATCCTCGGCGGTCAAAACGCCACGCAGCAAATTGGCGATAACCAGTGCGTGAAACAGTTTCTTGATAAAGAGCTGAAGGTCGATACCAAATTACGTAACTCATCCGATTATTCTGGCGTCATTCAGGGACTGCTGGGCGGGAAAGTCGATGTCGTATTAAGTATGTCGCCTTCTTCTTATGCCTCGGTCTATATCAATAACCCGAAAGCCGTCGATATTGTCGGTATCGCCGTTGACGATAAAGATCAATCCCGCGGCTACCACTCGGTGGTCATCGTCAAAGCTGACAGCCCGTATAAAACGCTGGACGATTTAAAAGGCAAAGCTTTTGGCTTCGCCGACCCGGATTCCACTTCCGGTTATTTAATTCCAAACCACGCCTTTAAACAGAAATTCGGCGGCGACGCGGATAACAAATACAATAACTTCTTCTCCAGCGTGACCTTCTCCGGCGGCCACGAACAGGACATTCTCGGCGTGCTGAACGGCCAGTTTGCCGGCGCGGTCACCTGGACCTCGATGGTCGGCGACTACAACAGCGGCTACAGCGTGGGCGCTTTCAATCGCCTGATTCGCATGGATCATCCGGATCTGATGAAGCAAATCCGGATTATCTGGCAATCGCCGCTGATCCCGAACGGCCCGATCCTCGTGAGCAATGCGCTGCCAGCGGACTTCAAAGCCAAAGTCGTCACCGCGCTTAAAAAACTGGATACCGACGATCACGCCTGTTTCGTGAAAGCGATGGGCGGTACTCAGCACATCGGCCCGGGCAGCGTGGCCGATTTCCAGCAGATCATCGATATGAAACGCGAGCTGGTTAGCGCGCGTTAA
- the phnE gene encoding phosphonate ABC transporter, permease protein PhnE, translating into MNNTHTEFERYYQQVRTRQKRDTFGWSLVLLALYFAAGHAAEFNLPTIWRSLPNFLDYMFETLPTLHPGVLLADSHTKGSLAYWGYRLPIQLPLIWETLQLALASTLVAVAVATILAFLAANNAWSPAPLRFAVRVLVVFLRTMPELAWAVIFVMAFGIGAIPGFLALMLHTVGSLTKLFYEAVESAQDKPVRGLAACGASALQKVRFALWPQVKPIFLSYGFMRLEINFRSSTILGLVGAGGIGQELMTNIKLDRYDQVSMTLLLIIIVVSLLDMLSGRLRQWVLEGKK; encoded by the coding sequence ATGAATAATACCCATACCGAATTTGAACGTTATTACCAGCAGGTCAGGACACGGCAAAAGCGCGATACCTTCGGCTGGTCGTTGGTGCTGCTGGCGCTCTACTTTGCCGCCGGGCACGCCGCCGAGTTCAATCTGCCCACTATCTGGCGCTCGTTGCCAAACTTTCTCGACTATATGTTCGAGACGCTGCCGACGCTGCATCCGGGCGTTCTGTTAGCCGATTCACATACCAAAGGCTCGCTGGCGTACTGGGGCTATCGCCTGCCGATTCAGCTACCGCTGATTTGGGAGACGCTGCAGCTGGCGCTGGCCTCCACGCTGGTGGCGGTCGCGGTAGCGACAATACTGGCTTTCCTCGCCGCCAATAATGCCTGGTCACCCGCGCCGCTACGCTTCGCCGTTCGCGTGCTGGTGGTCTTTTTACGCACCATGCCTGAGCTGGCCTGGGCGGTCATTTTCGTCATGGCGTTCGGTATCGGCGCGATCCCCGGCTTTCTGGCGCTGATGCTGCATACGGTCGGCAGCCTGACCAAACTGTTCTACGAAGCGGTGGAAAGCGCGCAGGATAAACCGGTGCGCGGGCTGGCGGCCTGCGGGGCATCGGCGCTGCAGAAGGTGCGCTTTGCCCTGTGGCCGCAGGTGAAACCGATTTTTCTCTCCTACGGTTTTATGCGCCTTGAGATCAACTTCCGCTCATCCACCATTCTTGGCCTGGTAGGGGCCGGCGGGATCGGCCAGGAGCTGATGACCAACATTAAGCTCGATCGTTACGATCAGGTCAGCATGACGCTGCTGCTGATCATTATTGTGGTGTCGCTGCTGGATATGCTTTCCGGCCGCCTGCGCCAGTGGGTTCTGGAGGGGAAAAAATGA
- the proB gene encoding glutamate 5-kinase, with protein sequence MSDSQTLVVKLGTSVLTGGSRRLNRAHIVELVRQCAQLHAMGHRIVIVTSGAIAAGREHLGYPELPATIASKQLLAAVGQSRLIQLWEQLFSIYGIHVGQMLLTRADMEDRERFLNARDTLRALLDNNIVPVINENDAVATAEIKVGDNDNLSALAAILAGADKLLLLTDQPGLFTADPRSNPQAELIKDVYGIDDALRAIAGDSVSGLGTGGMGTKLQAADVACRAGIDTIIAAGNRPDVIGHAMEGLPVGTCFHAQESPLENRKRWIFGAPPAGEITVDAGATQAILERGSSLLPKGIKTVSGNFSRGEVIRIRSSEGRDIAHGVSRYNSDALRLIAGQHSQQIDAILGYEYGPVAVHRDDMITR encoded by the coding sequence ATGAGTGATAGCCAGACGCTGGTGGTAAAACTGGGCACCAGTGTTTTAACGGGCGGATCCCGACGCCTGAACCGCGCCCATATCGTTGAGTTAGTGCGCCAGTGCGCGCAGCTGCATGCCATGGGGCACCGCATTGTGATTGTGACTTCCGGGGCCATCGCCGCCGGACGTGAACACCTCGGCTACCCTGAACTGCCCGCCACCATTGCCTCAAAACAGCTGTTGGCGGCAGTCGGCCAAAGCCGTCTTATCCAACTGTGGGAACAGCTTTTCTCTATTTACGGCATTCATGTCGGCCAGATGCTGCTGACCCGTGCCGATATGGAAGATCGCGAGCGGTTCCTCAACGCCCGCGATACCCTGCGCGCGCTGCTGGATAACAATATTGTGCCGGTCATTAATGAAAATGACGCCGTCGCCACCGCTGAAATCAAAGTCGGCGACAACGATAATCTTTCCGCCCTGGCGGCCATTCTCGCCGGCGCCGATAAACTGCTGCTGTTGACCGATCAGCCGGGACTCTTTACCGCCGACCCGCGCAGCAATCCGCAGGCCGAGCTTATTAAAGATGTCTACGGCATCGATGACGCGCTGCGCGCCATCGCAGGCGATAGCGTTTCCGGCCTCGGCACAGGCGGCATGGGCACCAAACTGCAGGCTGCGGACGTCGCCTGTCGCGCGGGCATCGATACCATTATCGCCGCCGGCAACCGCCCGGACGTTATCGGCCACGCGATGGAAGGCCTGCCGGTGGGCACCTGTTTCCACGCTCAGGAATCACCGCTGGAGAACCGCAAACGCTGGATCTTCGGCGCGCCGCCGGCCGGTGAAATCACCGTCGATGCCGGGGCGACCCAGGCTATTCTGGAAAGAGGAAGCTCATTGCTGCCAAAAGGCATCAAAACCGTCAGCGGGAATTTCTCCCGCGGCGAAGTTATCCGAATCCGCAGTAGCGAAGGGCGCGATATCGCTCACGGCGTAAGCCGCTATAACAGCGACGCCCTGCGCCTGATCGCCGGGCAGCACTCGCAGCAAATCGATGCCATCCTCGGCTATGAATACGGCCCGGTGGCCGTCCATCGCGACGATATGATTACCCGTTAA
- a CDS encoding AraC family transcriptional regulator, whose amino-acid sequence MRNIAINDVDHLPRRVLGLGSDYPPDTLLPRHHHRRAQFLYAVNGLMKVETDDGQWLVPPFSGVWIPANKPHRVWMPGVSTHSLYIEPQDAPRAGVRCEVLQVSPLLHQLLLAACQLPLLYEESGHDAALIALLLFELQAAPPLPMFTPLPQHPRLAELCSTFLRQPEIHSTPELWAQKMSQSLRTFNRRFLQETGMAFRDWRHKACLMYALTALREGRSITDVALSLGYEHPAAFTAMFRKAMGYAPASFIRHLKGGTPVSHVR is encoded by the coding sequence ATGCGCAATATCGCGATTAATGATGTCGATCATCTGCCGCGCCGGGTATTAGGCCTGGGTAGCGATTATCCGCCTGACACCCTTTTACCGCGCCATCATCACCGGCGAGCGCAGTTTCTCTATGCCGTGAATGGCTTGATGAAAGTCGAAACCGATGACGGTCAGTGGCTGGTGCCGCCGTTCAGCGGCGTATGGATACCCGCTAACAAACCGCATCGCGTCTGGATGCCGGGCGTGAGCACCCATAGCCTGTATATCGAACCGCAGGACGCGCCGCGCGCCGGGGTACGCTGCGAAGTATTGCAGGTTTCGCCGCTGCTACATCAACTGCTATTGGCCGCCTGCCAGTTGCCGCTGTTGTATGAAGAGAGTGGACATGATGCGGCGCTTATCGCCCTATTACTGTTTGAACTGCAGGCCGCCCCGCCGCTGCCGATGTTTACGCCGCTACCGCAACATCCGCGGCTGGCTGAACTATGCAGCACGTTTCTCCGCCAGCCGGAGATTCACAGCACGCCGGAGCTGTGGGCTCAAAAGATGAGTCAAAGCCTGCGTACCTTCAACCGCCGCTTTTTGCAGGAGACCGGGATGGCGTTTCGCGACTGGCGTCATAAAGCCTGCCTGATGTACGCTCTCACCGCCCTGCGCGAAGGACGAAGCATTACCGACGTGGCGTTAAGCCTTGGCTATGAGCATCCGGCGGCGTTTACCGCCATGTTCCGCAAAGCGATGGGCTATGCGCCAGCCTCTTTTATCCGCCATCTTAAAGGAGGTACGCCTGTCTCTCACGTCAGATAA
- a CDS encoding C40 family peptidase, with protein MKPKLTHALLLVPLLILAGCSSSPKKPPKAVAQHHYEPIDSGSDDLIPVLAALHDQMHTWDGTPYEWGGTDQSGVDCSGFVWRTLKDRFNLPMDRVTTGDLLHMGVRVSKQQLRPGDLVFFRIHGGMHVGFYDTDHNFLHASASQGVMRSSLDNPYWNRVFYQARRLPKEYNAQITMNNDDLHLAKNR; from the coding sequence ATGAAGCCCAAACTCACCCACGCTTTATTACTTGTTCCTTTATTGATTTTGGCAGGATGTTCATCTTCCCCAAAAAAACCGCCCAAGGCGGTGGCGCAGCATCATTATGAGCCGATCGACAGCGGCTCCGACGATCTGATACCGGTGCTGGCCGCCCTGCACGATCAGATGCACACCTGGGACGGCACCCCTTATGAATGGGGCGGCACCGACCAGAGCGGCGTCGACTGTTCCGGCTTTGTCTGGCGTACGCTGAAGGACCGCTTCAATCTGCCAATGGACCGCGTGACCACCGGCGATCTTCTGCATATGGGCGTGCGGGTTAGCAAGCAGCAGCTGCGACCTGGCGATTTAGTCTTCTTCCGCATTCACGGCGGTATGCACGTCGGTTTCTACGATACTGACCACAACTTCCTGCACGCCTCCGCCAGCCAGGGCGTCATGCGTTCGTCTCTGGATAATCCGTACTGGAACCGCGTCTTTTATCAGGCGCGGCGCTTGCCGAAGGAATATAACGCGCAGATCACCATGAATAACGACGATCTGCATCTGGCGAAAAACCGCTAA
- the phnE gene encoding phosphonate ABC transporter, permease protein PhnE, with amino-acid sequence MSQWQHQPDIAASRRQHQALYKTQGRYLRYVGLLALASVLYYVWFFMQFGISSEQLATGLQQMGRYLLRMFVWHDFWNWPFAYYFTQIAITLAIVFAGTITATVIALLLSFLAARNIMRGVIPGIIAVLMRRLFDMLRGIDMAIWGLIFVRAVGLGPLAGVLAIIMQDTGLLGRLYAEGHEAVDRSPGRGLTAVGANGLQKHRFGIFTQSFPTFLALSLYQIESNTRSAAVLGFVGAGGIGLIYAENMRLWNWDVVMFITLLLVAVVMVMDTLSAWLRRRYIGGSVVPLYQSPQ; translated from the coding sequence ATGAGCCAATGGCAACATCAACCGGATATCGCCGCCAGCCGCCGCCAGCATCAGGCGCTGTATAAGACCCAGGGGCGATACCTGCGCTATGTCGGCCTGCTGGCGCTGGCGAGCGTACTTTATTACGTCTGGTTCTTTATGCAGTTCGGTATCAGTAGCGAACAACTGGCTACCGGACTACAGCAGATGGGGCGCTATCTGCTGCGGATGTTTGTCTGGCACGACTTCTGGAACTGGCCGTTTGCCTATTACTTCACGCAAATCGCCATTACGCTTGCCATCGTCTTCGCCGGGACGATTACCGCGACGGTCATCGCGCTGTTGCTGTCATTCCTGGCGGCGCGCAATATTATGCGCGGCGTGATTCCCGGCATTATCGCCGTGTTGATGCGCCGCTTGTTTGACATGCTGCGCGGTATCGATATGGCTATCTGGGGTCTGATTTTCGTGCGCGCCGTAGGGCTCGGGCCGCTGGCGGGGGTACTGGCGATTATTATGCAGGATACCGGCCTGCTGGGCCGCCTGTATGCTGAAGGCCACGAGGCGGTAGACCGTTCGCCGGGCCGCGGCCTCACCGCCGTCGGCGCTAATGGTCTGCAGAAACACCGCTTCGGCATTTTCACCCAGTCGTTCCCGACTTTCCTGGCGCTGAGTTTATATCAGATTGAATCCAACACCCGTTCCGCCGCGGTGTTAGGTTTTGTCGGCGCGGGGGGGATTGGCCTCATTTACGCGGAAAATATGCGTTTGTGGAACTGGGATGTGGTGATGTTTATTACCCTGTTGCTGGTCGCGGTGGTCATGGTGATGGACACCCTCTCCGCCTGGCTGCGCCGCCGTTACATCGGCGGCAGCGTAGTGCCGTTGTATCAAAGTCCGCAATAA